In one Streptomyces sp. T12 genomic region, the following are encoded:
- a CDS encoding ABC transporter ATP-binding protein: MVAPPDNDVLWARALHFTHNDGSPALSGVSLGVQEGEVLAVIGPRGSGKTTLLRCLSGLAAVRRGEVWFNSVPVHKMGPTARERLRRDRFSWIDPAPSLVPELNVWENTALPLMLRGTSRRRAKTAALEWLVRLDVGEVARKRPHQLVQAERQRVCIARALAPSPTVLFADEPTAPLHRSDRAHVLRTLTTAARSHGITVVLASPDADPATLADRTVTLLDGRRVNTVHLPPATETEGRAACSLSV, from the coding sequence ATGGTGGCCCCGCCGGACAACGACGTGCTCTGGGCACGCGCCCTGCACTTCACGCACAACGACGGTTCGCCCGCGCTCAGCGGCGTCTCGCTCGGCGTCCAGGAGGGCGAGGTCCTCGCCGTCATCGGCCCGCGCGGCAGCGGCAAGACGACTCTCCTGCGGTGTCTGTCCGGCCTGGCCGCGGTGCGGCGGGGCGAGGTCTGGTTCAACAGCGTGCCGGTGCACAAGATGGGCCCGACGGCGCGCGAACGGCTCCGGCGTGACCGCTTCAGCTGGATCGACCCGGCACCGTCACTCGTCCCCGAGCTGAACGTCTGGGAGAACACCGCCCTCCCCCTGATGCTGCGCGGCACCAGCCGCCGCCGCGCCAAGACGGCCGCACTGGAGTGGCTGGTGCGCCTGGACGTCGGCGAGGTGGCCCGCAAGCGCCCGCACCAGCTGGTCCAGGCCGAACGCCAGCGCGTCTGCATCGCCCGTGCGCTGGCCCCCTCACCCACGGTCCTGTTCGCCGACGAGCCGACCGCCCCCCTGCACCGCTCCGACCGCGCGCACGTCCTGCGCACCCTGACGACAGCGGCCCGCTCGCACGGCATCACGGTCGTCCTGGCCAGCCCCGACGCGGACCCCGCGACCCTCGCCGACCGCACGGTCACGCTCCTCGACGGGCGGCGCGTGAACACGGTGCACCTGCCCCCGGCCACGGAAACGGAAGGCCGAGCCGCGTGCTCGCTCTCCGTCTGA